The following proteins come from a genomic window of Desulforamulus hydrothermalis Lam5 = DSM 18033:
- the tnpA gene encoding IS66 family insertion sequence element accessory protein TnpA, with protein sequence MNTREIAAEYRLAHWAQIVRRKNESGLSIKAFCASEGFRENTYYYWQRKLREAACEQLTEIRTEHTKLSCLVPPGFAELKITEAPEKLPVQNDAKQSEIRIELGGVRIAADSTYPVEKIAALLGLFKQLC encoded by the coding sequence ATGAATACTAGAGAAATTGCTGCGGAATACCGCCTGGCACACTGGGCACAGATAGTGCGCAGAAAAAATGAAAGTGGCCTTAGTATTAAAGCCTTCTGTGCAAGCGAGGGATTCCGTGAAAACACCTACTACTATTGGCAACGGAAACTGCGAGAGGCTGCCTGTGAACAACTGACAGAAATTCGAACTGAGCATACAAAGTTGTCTTGCCTAGTCCCACCAGGATTTGCCGAGTTGAAAATTACAGAAGCACCTGAAAAGCTGCCTGTCCAGAATGATGCCAAACAGAGTGAAATCCGCATTGAACTTGGAGGAGTGCGGATTGCTGCGGACAGTACCTATCCGGTAGAAAAGATAGCCGCACTGCTTGGCCTGTTTAAACAGCTATGCTAA
- the tnpB gene encoding IS66 family insertion sequence element accessory protein TnpB (TnpB, as the term is used for proteins encoded by IS66 family insertion elements, is considered an accessory protein, since TnpC, encoded by a neighboring gene, is a DDE family transposase.), whose protein sequence is MRKSINGLAAIVEGSFKLDPCDGAVFVFCNRSRDRIKILEWDGDGFWLHFKRLEKGHFRWPTSGEEQTLVLTGEELSILLGGTRVALKLRREELMGKRIT, encoded by the coding sequence ATGCGGAAAAGCATCAACGGGCTTGCCGCCATAGTGGAAGGGAGTTTCAAACTTGACCCATGTGACGGGGCAGTGTTCGTATTCTGCAACAGAAGCCGCGACCGCATAAAAATATTGGAATGGGATGGCGACGGGTTCTGGCTTCACTTCAAACGTCTGGAAAAAGGACATTTTCGGTGGCCAACGTCCGGTGAAGAACAGACCCTTGTGCTAACAGGTGAGGAATTGTCAATTCTTTTAGGTGGGACAAGGGTGGCATTAAAGCTAAGGCGAGAAGAAC